One genomic segment of Paenibacillus durus includes these proteins:
- a CDS encoding UDP-N-acetylmuramoyl-L-alanyl-D-glutamate--2,6-diaminopimelate ligase — protein sequence MKLEDLSSCLAAARLYGNGGIEITELQADSRRVKPGDLFICLPGFTVDGHDFAPQAASSGAAALVVERKLEIDLPQIVVDDSRFAMSVLSNAFFKSPSSRMKMIGVTGTNGKTTTTYLIERIMEDHGIKTGLIGTIQMRYGGDSYPMPRTTPESLELQRSLNDMASSGVQCCVMEVSSHALEQGRVKGTDFRTAIFTNLTQDHLDYHHTMEEYRAAKGLFFSRLGNVISPWKEERKYAVLNADDAASSYFAAQTAAEVITYGIDNDANVRASQISITAKGTSFHVDTFKGEADISLKMVGKFNVYNALAAISAALLEEVPLADIKASLEAVPGVSGRVESVDEGQPYAVVVDYAHTPDGLENVLRTVREFAEGKVLTVFGCGGDRDRTKRPLMGKISAKYSDLILVTSDNPRTEDPAAILKDIEAGLIEDSVDRSQYELIVDRREAIVKAIDMASPGDVVLIAGKGHETYQLIGGAVLDFDDRIVAQEAIRGRSH from the coding sequence ATGAAACTTGAAGATTTATCATCCTGTCTGGCGGCTGCGCGTTTATACGGAAATGGCGGGATAGAAATTACCGAATTGCAGGCGGATTCCCGCCGTGTAAAGCCGGGTGATCTGTTCATCTGCCTGCCCGGATTTACCGTGGACGGACATGATTTTGCCCCTCAAGCCGCATCAAGCGGGGCGGCTGCGCTTGTAGTCGAGCGAAAGCTTGAAATCGATCTGCCGCAGATTGTGGTCGATGACAGCCGGTTCGCGATGTCCGTCCTGTCGAATGCATTTTTCAAGTCGCCCAGCAGCCGGATGAAGATGATCGGTGTTACCGGTACGAACGGAAAGACGACGACAACATATTTGATCGAACGCATCATGGAGGACCATGGTATAAAGACGGGGCTTATCGGAACAATTCAAATGCGCTATGGCGGGGACAGCTATCCGATGCCCCGGACGACGCCGGAATCGCTGGAGCTTCAGCGTTCTCTGAATGATATGGCGTCTAGTGGCGTGCAGTGCTGCGTGATGGAGGTTTCCTCGCATGCGCTCGAGCAGGGGCGGGTAAAAGGAACGGATTTCCGTACCGCCATTTTCACCAATCTGACACAGGATCATTTGGATTATCATCATACGATGGAAGAATACCGCGCGGCGAAGGGACTGTTCTTCTCCAGACTTGGAAATGTGATTTCCCCTTGGAAAGAAGAACGGAAATACGCTGTATTGAACGCGGACGACGCGGCAAGCTCCTATTTTGCGGCCCAGACGGCGGCGGAAGTCATTACGTATGGCATTGACAACGACGCCAACGTCCGAGCTTCGCAAATCTCCATCACGGCCAAAGGCACCTCTTTTCACGTGGACACCTTTAAGGGCGAAGCTGATATTTCACTTAAGATGGTAGGCAAATTCAATGTGTACAACGCGCTTGCCGCCATAAGCGCCGCTCTGCTTGAGGAAGTTCCGCTTGCGGATATCAAGGCCAGCCTTGAAGCAGTTCCGGGTGTAAGCGGGCGTGTGGAGTCGGTTGACGAAGGCCAGCCTTACGCGGTCGTTGTAGACTACGCGCATACTCCGGACGGACTGGAAAATGTGCTTCGCACAGTCCGGGAGTTCGCGGAGGGTAAAGTCCTGACCGTCTTCGGCTGCGGCGGCGACCGTGACCGGACTAAGCGGCCGCTAATGGGCAAGATCTCAGCTAAATACAGTGACCTCATATTGGTTACTTCCGACAACCCGCGTACCGAAGATCCGGCTGCGATTCTGAAGGATATTGAGGCCGGGCTGATCGAAGACAGCGTGGACCGCAGCCAATATGAGCTGATTGTCGACCGGCGCGAAGCAATCGTGAAAGCTATTGATATGGCAAGCCCCGGCGATGTAGTATTGATTGCGGGGAAAGGTCATGAGACCTATCAACTCATTGGCGGCGCTGTTCTCGATTTCGATGACCGAATCGTCGCCCAAGAAGCCATAAGGGGTCGAAGCCATTGA
- a CDS encoding stage V sporulation protein D encodes MKVSNVVSRRRMLWTLLGLAVLFIALVLRLAYVQLSKGEELSAKAENSWRRNIPFTAKRGEILDREGTALAYNISSPTVYAIPVQVKDKEGTAVKLAPLLGMTQEKLVTLLSKRESTVRLQPGGRKITMELAGNIRDLQLPGIVVAEDSKRFYPYGDLAAHILGFTGIDNQGITGIENVYDKLLRGIGGNISYLSDAGGRLMPGSSERYAQPQDGLNLELTIDKQIQSIMERELDQAMVKYQANASWAIAMNPKNGEILAMASRPGYEPGQYKEYDSAIYNRNLPIWMTYEPGSTFKIITLAAALNEHKVDLQHDHFYDPGYIEVGGARLRCWKKGGHGSETFLQVVENSCNPGFVVLGQRLGKDALFQYIRNFGFGSKTGIDLNGEENGILFKPSRVGPVELATTAFGQGVSVTPIQQIAAVSAAVNGGKLYKPHVAKAWVNPDTGQTVSEVKPEMIRQVISEETSKKVREALESVVAKGTGRPAFIDGYRVGGKTGTAQKVINGRYSSSEHIVSFVGFAPADDPQIVVYTAVDNPQGIQFGGVVAAPIVQNILEDSLHYLKVPQRKDQLAKVYKLGETPIDVVPDLVGATAQDIYEDMNMNFNLVRSGTGDTVINQAPKAGTRVERGSTIRIYMGSSSP; translated from the coding sequence ATGAAAGTTTCGAATGTTGTGTCGCGGCGGCGGATGCTATGGACTCTGCTGGGGCTTGCCGTGTTATTCATAGCTCTGGTCCTGCGTCTTGCCTATGTGCAGCTGTCCAAGGGAGAAGAATTGTCAGCCAAGGCGGAGAATTCATGGCGCCGTAACATTCCGTTCACGGCCAAACGCGGCGAAATTCTGGACCGCGAAGGGACTGCACTGGCCTATAACATCAGTTCGCCGACCGTGTATGCCATTCCGGTGCAGGTCAAGGACAAAGAGGGGACGGCGGTAAAGCTGGCTCCGCTTCTGGGAATGACGCAGGAGAAGCTGGTAACCCTGCTATCAAAACGTGAATCCACGGTGAGACTGCAGCCCGGCGGACGCAAAATTACGATGGAGCTCGCCGGGAACATTCGTGATTTGCAGCTGCCGGGCATCGTTGTGGCCGAGGACAGCAAGCGTTTTTACCCTTATGGAGATTTGGCGGCGCATATACTCGGCTTCACAGGCATAGACAATCAGGGAATTACCGGGATCGAAAATGTCTATGACAAGCTGCTGAGAGGCATCGGCGGGAATATTTCGTATTTGTCCGATGCGGGGGGACGGCTGATGCCCGGCTCTTCGGAGAGATACGCGCAGCCCCAAGATGGCCTGAACCTCGAACTGACCATTGACAAGCAGATCCAGTCCATTATGGAACGGGAACTGGATCAGGCCATGGTCAAATATCAGGCCAACGCAAGCTGGGCGATTGCAATGAATCCGAAGAACGGGGAGATTCTGGCGATGGCAAGCCGTCCCGGTTATGAACCGGGCCAGTATAAAGAGTATGACTCCGCGATCTATAACCGGAATCTGCCGATCTGGATGACATACGAACCCGGTTCAACATTCAAGATCATTACGCTGGCTGCTGCGCTGAACGAGCACAAGGTGGATTTGCAGCATGACCACTTTTACGATCCCGGCTATATTGAAGTAGGCGGGGCCAGGCTGCGCTGCTGGAAAAAAGGCGGCCACGGTAGCGAAACATTTCTGCAAGTAGTGGAGAATTCCTGCAATCCCGGCTTCGTTGTTCTGGGACAGCGGCTCGGAAAAGACGCGCTGTTCCAATATATCCGCAACTTCGGCTTCGGCAGTAAAACGGGAATTGATCTGAACGGCGAGGAGAACGGCATCCTGTTCAAGCCGTCCCGGGTAGGGCCGGTGGAACTGGCAACTACAGCCTTCGGCCAAGGGGTATCCGTAACGCCGATTCAACAGATTGCGGCGGTGTCGGCGGCGGTCAACGGCGGGAAGCTTTACAAGCCGCATGTTGCCAAAGCGTGGGTCAATCCGGATACCGGGCAGACCGTATCCGAAGTGAAGCCGGAGATGATTCGTCAGGTCATCTCGGAGGAGACGTCGAAGAAGGTGCGCGAAGCGCTGGAGAGCGTCGTCGCCAAAGGAACGGGCCGGCCGGCATTTATTGACGGCTACCGGGTCGGCGGCAAGACGGGTACTGCGCAAAAAGTCATTAACGGACGCTATTCCTCGTCGGAGCATATCGTTTCTTTTGTCGGCTTCGCGCCTGCGGATGATCCGCAAATTGTCGTATACACCGCTGTGGACAATCCGCAAGGCATCCAATTCGGGGGCGTTGTGGCTGCGCCGATCGTGCAGAATATTCTGGAGGATTCCCTGCATTATTTGAAGGTGCCTCAGCGTAAAGATCAGCTGGCCAAGGTCTACAAGCTCGGGGAGACGCCCATTGATGTAGTACCGGATTTGGTCGGCGCTACAGCCCAGGACATTTACGAGGATATGAATATGAATTTCAATCTTGTCCGTTCTGGCACCGGGGATACGGTTATCAATCAGGCGCCCAAGGCGGGAACAAGAGTGGAACGGGGATCGACGATCCGGATTTATATGGGTTCTTCCAGTCCATAA
- a CDS encoding UDP-N-acetylmuramoyl-tripeptide--D-alanyl-D-alanine ligase: MITRTLQSIAAMCGGELSPGSASGTEITGVVTDSRKITPGCLFVPLVGDSFDGHDYSRLALEAGAAATLWTRDKGAAPQGNAVLVDDTLAALQRLASAYLQEVAPRVVAVTGSNGKTTTKDIITALLETRFKVHKTQGNFNNHIGLPLTVLSMPPDTDIAVLEMGMSSRGEISLLSSLAQPDTTVITNVGESHLLQLGSRKEIARAKLEITEGLKPGGLLIYNGDEPLLAEVMGEPGFAAPEGLRTFRFGLEPGNDDYPTGIMTHQGGTTFTSSCHGEQAFTLPLPGTHNVVNSLAALAVASHYGVNEAEMADGLSRLKLTGMRIEIIRTVSGLTLLNDAYNASPTSMKAAIGVLQSMKGAGAKIAVLGDMLELGPDEAAFHEEIGSYLDPEKVDFVFAYGPLSAHLAKAAALRFGPDRVYAFTDKSALTDLLIKKTDKKDIVLFKASRGMRLEESLQHLHAHFDQS; encoded by the coding sequence TTGATTACAAGAACATTGCAAAGTATCGCCGCCATGTGCGGGGGAGAGCTGTCCCCGGGCAGTGCTTCCGGTACAGAAATTACAGGAGTCGTTACAGACTCCCGAAAAATTACGCCCGGCTGCCTGTTTGTACCGCTGGTTGGCGACAGCTTTGACGGGCATGATTACAGCAGACTTGCGCTCGAAGCCGGCGCTGCCGCAACACTGTGGACGCGGGATAAAGGCGCCGCTCCGCAGGGAAATGCGGTTCTGGTGGATGACACGCTGGCCGCGCTGCAGCGTTTGGCATCCGCCTACCTTCAGGAAGTGGCTCCGCGCGTAGTCGCCGTCACTGGCAGCAATGGGAAGACAACGACCAAGGATATCATTACCGCCCTGCTGGAGACGCGATTTAAGGTGCACAAGACGCAGGGAAATTTTAATAATCACATCGGTCTGCCGCTCACCGTCCTGTCCATGCCGCCCGATACGGATATCGCCGTACTGGAAATGGGCATGAGCTCGCGCGGAGAAATATCACTGCTCTCGTCACTGGCGCAGCCGGACACCACCGTCATTACCAATGTGGGCGAATCGCATCTTCTCCAGCTTGGCTCGCGTAAGGAAATCGCCCGGGCAAAGCTGGAAATCACCGAAGGGCTTAAACCGGGCGGGCTGCTGATCTATAACGGCGACGAGCCGCTGCTTGCCGAAGTGATGGGTGAGCCGGGATTCGCGGCGCCGGAGGGCCTTAGGACGTTCCGCTTCGGGCTTGAGCCCGGGAATGACGATTATCCGACAGGAATCATGACGCATCAAGGCGGAACGACGTTCACTTCAAGCTGTCACGGCGAGCAAGCCTTTACGCTTCCGCTGCCTGGCACGCATAATGTCGTGAACAGTCTGGCCGCGCTGGCGGTGGCAAGCCATTACGGAGTGAACGAAGCAGAGATGGCAGACGGACTAAGCAGACTCAAGCTGACCGGAATGCGGATTGAGATCATCCGGACAGTCTCCGGCCTTACGCTGCTGAATGACGCCTATAATGCCAGCCCTACGTCAATGAAGGCCGCGATCGGTGTGCTTCAGTCCATGAAGGGTGCAGGCGCCAAAATTGCGGTGTTAGGGGACATGCTTGAGCTTGGGCCGGACGAAGCCGCCTTCCATGAGGAAATAGGGTCTTATCTGGACCCGGAGAAAGTTGACTTTGTCTTTGCATACGGACCGTTGTCCGCACATTTGGCAAAGGCCGCCGCACTTCGGTTCGGTCCGGACCGGGTATATGCTTTTACCGATAAGTCTGCGCTGACCGATCTGCTCATTAAGAAGACCGATAAGAAAGATATCGTACTGTTCAAGGCGTCCAGAGGCATGAGGCTGGAAGAATCGCTCCAGCATCTGCACGCCCATTTTGATCAAAGTTAA
- the murD gene encoding UDP-N-acetylmuramoyl-L-alanine--D-glutamate ligase: MKHPDMYRDEEIVVLGLAKSGVQVAKVLHEHGAVVTVNDKKEREQCPEASELESLGISVICGGHPDGLVHEGVKLVVKNPGIPYSVPPVQKALELGIEVVTEVEVAYHLCEAPIIGITGSNGKTTTTTWVGKMLEAAGMNPIVAGNIGTPLTQAAQEASPDNWMVVELSSFQLKGTEDFRPKVGCLLNVAETHLDYHGDMRDYVDSKAKLFANQGVSDTAVLNWDDPYCRGLVPGIKAGILPFSMSEELVQGVFVRPSYVPDTEDDLKRVIIYRDYTESETVIAEVASIGLPGRFNVENALAACAVAIAAGADPAGLAETLASFRGVEHRLEYVAEKGGAAYYNNSKATNAKATSMALASFRQPIVLIAGGLDRGSDYLELVPVLQGRVKALVALGQTKDKLAHVAKLAGLKTVITVDNGDSAASVLQKAVQEAAALAEEGDIVLLSPACASWDMFTSYEVRGRIFKEAVHNL; this comes from the coding sequence ATGAAACATCCGGATATGTACCGCGATGAAGAAATCGTCGTTCTGGGGCTTGCGAAGAGCGGCGTGCAGGTGGCCAAGGTGCTGCATGAGCATGGCGCCGTCGTCACGGTTAACGACAAAAAAGAGAGAGAACAATGTCCCGAAGCTTCCGAACTGGAATCTTTGGGAATTTCTGTTATATGTGGAGGTCATCCGGACGGACTTGTCCACGAAGGCGTAAAGCTTGTCGTTAAAAATCCCGGAATCCCGTACAGCGTTCCGCCGGTTCAGAAAGCGCTGGAGCTGGGCATCGAGGTGGTGACGGAGGTGGAGGTGGCCTATCACCTGTGCGAGGCGCCGATCATCGGTATTACGGGCTCCAACGGCAAGACGACCACAACGACCTGGGTAGGAAAAATGCTGGAGGCCGCCGGTATGAATCCGATCGTAGCCGGAAATATCGGTACTCCGCTCACTCAGGCGGCGCAGGAAGCCTCTCCGGACAATTGGATGGTTGTGGAGCTGAGCAGCTTTCAGCTTAAAGGGACGGAAGACTTCCGGCCTAAAGTGGGCTGTCTGCTGAATGTGGCCGAGACCCATCTTGACTACCACGGCGATATGCGTGACTACGTGGATTCCAAAGCGAAGCTTTTTGCCAATCAGGGAGTGAGTGATACGGCTGTGCTTAACTGGGACGATCCGTATTGCAGAGGGCTTGTGCCTGGTATCAAGGCGGGTATTCTGCCGTTTTCTATGAGTGAAGAACTGGTGCAAGGAGTATTTGTCCGCCCCTCTTACGTGCCTGACACCGAGGATGACCTGAAACGCGTCATTATCTACCGCGACTATACAGAGAGTGAAACCGTAATCGCGGAGGTGGCTTCCATCGGTCTTCCCGGACGCTTTAATGTGGAGAACGCGCTGGCGGCCTGCGCTGTCGCCATTGCCGCCGGAGCGGACCCTGCCGGACTCGCCGAAACTCTGGCTTCTTTCCGCGGTGTGGAGCACCGGCTGGAATATGTCGCGGAAAAGGGCGGCGCGGCTTACTACAACAACTCCAAAGCGACAAACGCCAAGGCAACGTCGATGGCGCTTGCCTCGTTCCGCCAGCCGATCGTGCTGATTGCCGGCGGGCTTGACCGAGGATCGGATTACTTGGAACTGGTCCCGGTCCTTCAAGGACGAGTCAAAGCGCTGGTGGCGCTTGGACAGACGAAGGACAAGCTCGCGCATGTTGCGAAGCTCGCCGGATTAAAGACGGTTATCACTGTCGATAATGGAGACAGCGCCGCCTCGGTGCTGCAGAAGGCCGTGCAGGAAGCAGCGGCTCTCGCCGAAGAAGGTGATATCGTTCTGCTGTCGCCCGCCTGCGCCAGTTGGGACATGTTCACATCCTATGAAGTGCGGGGGCGTATTTTTAAAGAGGCGGTGCATAACCTGTAA
- a CDS encoding penicillin-binding transpeptidase domain-containing protein, translated as MIKRIKLRTLFIGGCITLFFLVLVGRVFYIQVLQGDFWQQEAAKTWAHTTIIKALRGEITDRNGNVLASDVPAFTVVVEPDVIHERGLRDEVIQGLHEILNKPVSELEELIDAKDKDGNLYKNREVRNEGWKVDQEVADKIAEFAKKLEEKHDIREIGIGTVKDQKRYYPKNSLAAHILGYTNREGNAVAGLEYFYDKQLRGMDGKLNYQSDGKGVKLPDAEESYKPVVNGDNLKLTIDSTIQYYIEDAMKEAYAEYQPKSMTVIAADPNTMEILGMANLPTFNPNEYWNTQDQADFYNHAIKSIYEPGSTFKIVTLAGTVQEKLFDPNAKFQSGYIMIGRRRLNDMHGGWGRITYLDGVKHSSNVGFVKLGYEMLGKDKLVKYADDFGFGQKTGIDLPGEAKGLVKPYYEVDFATLAYGHGKVQVTPIQQLAAVSAVANGGKLMKPYVVKEIDDPNTGKMTVTKPEMVRQVISADTAKKTGSYLEQVVADQKIGTGKRAYIDGYRVAGKTGTAIKVGIDGKYDPTKNLVSFIGYAPVNDPKIAVIVIMDEPKGDVGGGTAAAPVFKKIVSQSLEYMGVPKVYADGGKNGKKSGDDAVSARTAPNMVGQTMKSAKEQLLDQGFDFESVGGGPTVASQYPSAGTALASGQKVYLLSEQGDKPTIPDLRGESLRDALEVLSLLKVGIQVSGEGYVTEQKESVNNGKKQVALTLKPNKQDGQDTETASGKTTDPNIKSASPSKPAG; from the coding sequence ATGATAAAAAGAATAAAGCTTCGCACGCTGTTCATAGGGGGATGTATTACCCTCTTTTTTCTTGTTCTGGTCGGACGGGTATTCTATATTCAGGTGCTTCAAGGGGATTTTTGGCAACAAGAGGCCGCAAAGACTTGGGCGCATACGACAATTATCAAAGCCCTGCGCGGAGAAATTACAGATCGCAACGGAAATGTCCTTGCCAGCGACGTACCCGCTTTTACGGTGGTCGTGGAGCCGGACGTCATTCATGAGCGGGGCCTTCGAGACGAAGTCATTCAGGGACTGCATGAGATTTTGAACAAGCCGGTTTCGGAACTCGAAGAACTGATCGATGCGAAGGATAAGGACGGCAATTTATACAAGAACCGCGAGGTGCGCAACGAGGGCTGGAAAGTCGATCAGGAAGTGGCCGACAAGATTGCCGAGTTCGCGAAAAAGCTGGAAGAGAAGCATGATATCCGCGAAATCGGTATCGGCACGGTCAAGGACCAGAAACGCTATTATCCCAAAAACTCGCTGGCCGCTCATATTCTTGGGTATACGAACCGTGAAGGCAACGCCGTGGCCGGGCTTGAGTATTTCTACGACAAGCAGTTGAGGGGAATGGACGGAAAGCTCAATTACCAGAGTGATGGCAAGGGCGTCAAGCTTCCGGATGCTGAGGAAAGCTACAAGCCAGTTGTCAATGGCGATAACCTCAAGCTTACTATTGACAGTACGATCCAGTATTACATCGAAGATGCCATGAAAGAGGCCTACGCGGAATATCAGCCGAAGAGCATGACGGTCATTGCCGCCGACCCGAACACGATGGAGATTCTGGGCATGGCCAATCTGCCCACCTTCAATCCCAATGAATACTGGAACACGCAGGATCAGGCCGATTTCTATAATCATGCCATCAAGTCCATTTATGAGCCGGGGTCGACGTTTAAAATCGTGACGCTGGCGGGCACGGTGCAGGAGAAGCTGTTCGATCCGAACGCGAAATTTCAGTCGGGCTACATCATGATCGGTAGACGACGTCTTAATGATATGCATGGAGGTTGGGGGAGAATTACCTATCTGGATGGCGTGAAGCATTCCAGTAACGTGGGTTTTGTCAAGCTGGGCTATGAAATGCTTGGGAAAGATAAGCTTGTTAAATATGCTGATGATTTCGGCTTCGGCCAAAAAACGGGGATTGATCTGCCTGGGGAAGCGAAAGGCTTAGTCAAGCCGTATTATGAAGTGGATTTCGCCACTCTGGCTTACGGTCATGGGAAGGTGCAGGTCACCCCGATCCAGCAGCTCGCCGCGGTATCGGCGGTCGCCAACGGCGGCAAGCTGATGAAGCCGTACGTGGTCAAGGAAATCGACGACCCGAATACCGGGAAAATGACCGTTACGAAACCGGAAATGGTGCGTCAGGTCATCTCAGCGGACACCGCCAAAAAGACGGGCAGCTATCTGGAGCAGGTGGTCGCCGATCAGAAAATTGGAACCGGGAAGAGAGCCTATATTGACGGTTACCGCGTGGCGGGCAAGACCGGTACAGCAATTAAAGTGGGTATCGATGGGAAGTATGATCCCACCAAGAATTTGGTCTCCTTCATCGGTTACGCTCCGGTTAACGATCCCAAGATCGCGGTCATCGTCATCATGGACGAACCGAAAGGAGATGTCGGCGGCGGCACGGCGGCGGCGCCGGTGTTCAAGAAGATCGTTTCCCAGTCTTTGGAGTATATGGGTGTTCCCAAAGTGTATGCGGATGGGGGCAAGAACGGAAAGAAGTCCGGGGATGATGCGGTGTCGGCGCGCACTGCTCCGAACATGGTCGGCCAAACGATGAAGTCCGCGAAAGAACAGCTCCTTGATCAGGGCTTTGATTTCGAAAGTGTCGGAGGAGGTCCGACAGTGGCCAGCCAGTATCCGTCCGCGGGTACGGCCCTTGCTTCCGGGCAGAAGGTATACCTGCTCAGCGAGCAGGGCGATAAGCCGACCATTCCCGATCTGCGCGGTGAATCGCTGCGTGACGCGCTTGAGGTGCTGAGCCTGCTGAAGGTCGGCATCCAGGTCAGCGGAGAAGGGTATGTCACGGAACAGAAGGAATCCGTGAATAACGGCAAAAAGCAAGTTGCATTGACCCTGAAGCCTAACAAGCAAGACGGACAAGACACCGAGACAGCCTCGGGGAAAACGACCGATCCGAATATCAAATCGGCCTCCCCATCAAAACCGGCCGGATAG
- the spoVE gene encoding stage V sporulation protein E — translation MNKTRPAPDIWLLIPILALLSIGMIMVYSAGSVLGFRNYGDSFYFVKRQLLFAGLGLAAMFLTANLEYRVLKKLSKPVLIVCFILLVIVLIPGIGVVRGGARSWLGISSFGIQPSEFMKMGMILFLANWLSREDYDISSFTRGLLPPLALIGAAFGLIMLQPDLGTGTVMMGAALMMIFTAGAKMSHLLGLGAAGAAGFAALVAAAPYRLQRITAFLDPWSDPLGKGYQIIQSLYAIGPGGLGGLGLGMSRQKYSYVPEPQTDFIFSILAEELGFIGGLAVLTLFLILIWRGMRVAMSLPDRFGSYLAVGIVCMVAVQVVINVGVVIGMMPVTGITLPLISYGGSSLTLMLTALGILLNLSRYAR, via the coding sequence ATGAACAAGACTCGTCCTGCGCCGGATATTTGGCTGCTTATTCCGATTCTGGCGCTCCTGTCCATAGGCATGATTATGGTGTACAGTGCGGGCTCTGTGCTGGGCTTTCGCAATTATGGCGATTCCTTTTATTTTGTCAAAAGACAGCTGCTGTTTGCCGGGCTGGGTCTAGCCGCCATGTTCTTAACGGCCAACTTGGAATACCGGGTTTTGAAGAAGCTGTCCAAACCGGTGCTTATCGTCTGCTTCATACTGCTTGTGATTGTATTGATTCCGGGAATCGGCGTTGTACGCGGCGGCGCGCGCAGCTGGCTCGGCATCAGTTCCTTCGGCATCCAGCCCTCCGAGTTCATGAAGATGGGGATGATCCTCTTTCTGGCGAACTGGCTGAGCCGCGAGGATTATGACATCTCTTCATTCACGCGCGGGCTTCTGCCGCCGCTGGCCCTGATCGGGGCAGCCTTCGGACTGATCATGCTTCAGCCTGATCTCGGCACGGGGACGGTGATGATGGGGGCGGCCCTGATGATGATCTTTACCGCCGGGGCGAAAATGAGCCATTTGCTGGGCCTTGGCGCGGCGGGAGCCGCCGGATTCGCCGCGCTGGTCGCAGCCGCGCCTTACCGGCTTCAGCGGATTACCGCATTTCTCGACCCCTGGTCGGACCCGCTCGGCAAGGGCTATCAGATCATCCAGTCGCTATATGCGATCGGTCCCGGCGGACTTGGGGGGCTTGGGCTTGGCATGAGCCGCCAGAAATACAGCTATGTGCCCGAGCCGCAGACGGACTTTATTTTTTCCATCCTGGCTGAAGAACTGGGCTTTATCGGCGGACTTGCGGTGTTGACCTTGTTCCTCATCCTGATCTGGCGGGGAATGAGAGTGGCGATGAGCCTGCCGGACCGGTTCGGCAGCTATCTGGCTGTAGGCATCGTCTGCATGGTGGCGGTGCAGGTCGTTATTAATGTCGGCGTGGTCATCGGCATGATGCCGGTTACGGGCATTACGCTGCCGCTGATCAGCTACGGCGGATCTTCGCTGACGCTGATGCTTACAGCGCTTGGCATTTTACTTAATCTATCCCGTTATGCGAGGTGA
- the mraY gene encoding phospho-N-acetylmuramoyl-pentapeptide-transferase has product MDYQLLLLTIAISFILAVIAAPLIIPLLRRLKFGQQVRDDGPQSHLKKAGTPTMGGIIIMLASTLSFLKFSVINTDFYVLLVAMLGYGLVGFLDDYIKIAFKRSLGLTPRQKLLGQLLVGAIICGLLISAGHNTSISIPGTAISFDWGSWFYYPFIILMMMAVTNAVNFTDGVDGLLSGVSAIALAAFAVVAMQATSIAAGVCAAAMIGAVLGFLVFNAHPAKVFMGDFGSFGIGGAIGAIAIVTKTELLFVVIGGVFVIEMLSVVLQVASFKTRGKRIFRMSPIHHHFELGGWSEWRVVITFWAVSIVLAVLGLYMSKGL; this is encoded by the coding sequence GTGGATTATCAACTGCTGCTTCTAACTATCGCCATATCCTTTATCCTTGCGGTCATTGCCGCTCCGCTCATCATTCCGCTGCTGCGCCGCTTGAAATTCGGACAGCAGGTTCGCGACGACGGGCCTCAAAGTCATTTGAAAAAAGCGGGAACGCCCACGATGGGCGGAATTATCATCATGCTGGCGTCCACCTTGTCTTTTCTGAAATTTTCCGTCATAAATACGGACTTTTATGTCCTTTTGGTAGCTATGCTTGGCTATGGCCTGGTCGGCTTCCTGGATGATTATATCAAAATCGCTTTTAAACGCTCACTTGGACTGACTCCGCGGCAAAAGCTGTTAGGACAGCTATTGGTGGGTGCCATCATATGCGGCCTGCTGATTTCCGCCGGACACAATACAAGCATCAGCATCCCGGGTACAGCCATCAGCTTTGACTGGGGCAGTTGGTTCTACTATCCGTTTATTATCCTCATGATGATGGCTGTAACCAATGCAGTCAATTTTACCGATGGAGTAGACGGATTGTTATCGGGCGTCAGCGCCATTGCGCTCGCTGCTTTTGCTGTAGTGGCCATGCAGGCCACTTCCATTGCGGCAGGAGTATGCGCCGCAGCGATGATTGGTGCGGTGCTTGGCTTTCTGGTGTTCAATGCTCATCCGGCCAAGGTGTTTATGGGGGACTTCGGCTCCTTCGGCATTGGAGGCGCGATTGGCGCCATTGCCATTGTTACCAAAACAGAGCTGCTGTTTGTCGTAATCGGCGGCGTCTTTGTTATTGAAATGCTGTCCGTCGTTTTGCAGGTCGCGTCCTTCAAGACACGCGGCAAGCGTATTTTCAGAATGAGCCCGATCCATCATCACTTCGAGCTTGGCGGCTGGTCGGAATGGCGGGTCGTCATTACCTTCTGGGCGGTAAGCATCGTCTTGGCTGTCCTGGGACTTTATATGAGCAAGGGGTTGTAG